A DNA window from Vigna angularis cultivar LongXiaoDou No.4 chromosome 1, ASM1680809v1, whole genome shotgun sequence contains the following coding sequences:
- the LOC108330654 gene encoding protein-tyrosine-phosphatase MKP1, giving the protein MLGEESSNADTGVHWRAHSRSVSWTDQTPVVRKPPRSLQPLCIRKDTVKEWPSAGGDDLEVWLPPPTPRGSTKGSSNLGSGSGQVFQLRRDKLAFYDKECSKIAEHVYLGSDTVAKNEEVLRRHGITHVLNCVGFVCPEYFKSDFVYKTLWLRDSPSEDITSILYDVFDYFEDVRQQGGRVLVHCCQGVSRSTSLVIAYLMWRENQSFEDAFHIVKNARGIINPNMGFACQLLQCQKRVHATPPSPSSVLRMYRMAPHSPYDPLHLVPKMVNNPCAHALDSRGAFIVHVSCTLYVWVGKECGTVMCCKARHAAAQVVRYERATGEIVTVVEDEEPEEFWVALSHRHEEMKNVETMEVDVGIHPRRVEEYDLDFGIFHKALSGGVVPPFSLSKAGSENCLPSKENGWGRLTWKLTGSTMKGFTSSNMNIVEENHHMNVDPLPSSSKPFYDEDASDSKIWPLLQKEGVSSSPEAFLANQTSVREESSLAFKGSKPSIAERRGTNLPPRTVLLSTGNSKVRVRSKSISLPALDDTLLSDVSCEQFDHENSAK; this is encoded by the coding sequence ATGTTGGGAGAAGAGAGTAGCAACGCCGACACCGGTGTTCACTGGAGAGCACATTCCAGATCAGTTTCTTGGACGGACCAGACTCCGGTGGTCCGGAAACCGCCGCGATCCCTTCAGCCTCTTTGCATCAGGAAAGACACGGTGAAGGAGTGGCCCAGCGCCGGCGGCGACGATCTCGAGGTTTGGCTTCCGCCACCGACCCCAAGAGGGTCCACCAAAGGATCATCAAATTTGGGTTCGGGTTCGGGTCAAGTTTTTCAGCTTAGGAGAGACAAGTTGGCTTTCTACGACAAGGAATGTTCGAAAATCGCGGAGCACGTGTACTTGGGAAGTGACACGGTGGCAAAGAACGAGGAGGTTTTGCGGCGACACGGGATAACGCACGTGCTGAATTGCGTGGGGTTCGTTTGCCCCGAGTATTTCAAAAGCGACTTCGTCTACAAAACGCTATGGCTGAGGGACAGTCCCTCGGAGGACATCACAAGCATTCTCTACGACGTTTTCGATTACTTCGAGGATGTCCGACAACAGGGTGGGCGCGTGCTCGTACACTGCTGCCAGGGCGTGTCACGCTCCACCTCGTTGGTCATCGCGTATCTCATGTGGAGGGAGAACCAGAGCTTCGAGGACGCGTTTCACATCGTCAAGAACGCGCGTGGCATCATCAATCCGAACATGGGTTTCGCTTGTCAGCTATTGCAGTGTCAGAAGCGCGTGCACGCTACGCCCCCGAGTCCTAGTTCTGTGCTCAGAATGTATAGGATGGCTCCTCACTCTCCCTACGACCCTCTTCACCTTGTTCCTAAGATGGTCAACAACCCATGCGCCCACGCGCTTGATTCGCGTGGGGCGTTTATTGTGCATGTTTCTTGTACTTTATATGTGTGGGTTGGGAAGGAGTGTGGCACGGTGATGTGTTGCAAGGCGCGTCATGCAGCTGCTCAGGTTGTTCGATATGAGAGGGCGACTGGGGAGATAGTTACCGTGGTTGAGGATGAAGAGCCTGAGGAGTTTTGGGTTGCTCTTTCTCACAGGCATGAAGAGATGAAGAACGTTGAAACAATGGAGGTTGATGTAGGGATTCATCCCCGGAGAGTTGAGGAGTATGATTTGGACTTTGGAATTTTTCACAAGGCACTTTCTGGTGGGGTTGTTCCACCCTTTTCATTGTCCAAGGCTGGATCAGAAAATTGCCTCCCTTCTAAGGAAAATGGGTGGGGGAGATTAACTTGGAAGCTTACTGGAAGTACCATGAAAGGGTTCACATCCTCCAATATGAACATTGTAGAGGAAAATCACCACATGAATGTTGATCCTTTGCCTTCATCTTCTAAACCCTTTTACGATGAAGATGCGTCTGACTCAAAGATTTGGCCTTTACTTCAAAAAGAAGGTGTATCTTCATCTCCAGAGGCATTTTTGGCTAATCAGACCTCGGTAAGGGAAGAGTCTAGTTTAGCGTTCAAAGGGTCTAAACCCTCCATTGCGGAGCGCAGAGGGACTAACCTGCCACCTCGTACGGTGCTACTCTCGACCGGCAACAGTAAGGTCCGAGTAAGATCTAAGTCAATCTCATTACCTGCCTTGGATGATACTTTGTTGAGTGATGTTAGTTGCGAGCAATTCGACCATGAAAACAGTGCAAAATAG
- the LOC108330700 gene encoding uncharacterized protein LOC108330700 isoform X1, giving the protein MRKYSVQALLLTFVSFLLLFLLSPSIPQPQWYHHFADNRSFFGIPNALNVISNFPFMVIGLIGLVLCHRRSSYFNISLEGELWGWKCFYAGVTSVAFGSSYYHLHPDDASLLWDRIPMTVAFASLMAILIIERIDAKKGIHAIVPLILIGIISNVYWRFFGDIRLYVLAQSAACIAVPLMATLLPPMYTHSPYWLWASGFYLLAMLQETTDRVIYAFTFHTVSGHTLKHLSAAMVPVILTLMLAKRSVYSEKLLHAKTA; this is encoded by the exons atgagaaaatacaGTGTGCAGGCATTGCTACTGACATTCGTTTCCTTCCTTTTACTCTTCCTCCTATCCCCATCCATTCCTCAGCCTCAGTGGTACCATCATTTTGCTGACAACCGCAGTTTCTTTG GTATTCCCAATGCTCTAAACGTCATATCAAATTTCCCATTCATGGTGATTGGCCTCATTGGCCTTGTGCTTTGCCATCGAAGGAGCAGCTATTTTAACATCAG TTTGGAAGGTGAACTATGGGGTTGGAAATGCTTTTATGCTGGTGTCACTTCAGTTGCTTTTGGCTCTTCATACTATCATCTTCACCCAGATGATGCATCCCTTCTTTGGGACAGAATACCA ATGACTGTTGCTTTCGCTTCACTAATGGCAATCCTCATCATTGAAAGGATTGATGCGAAGAAGGGAATACATGCAATTGTACCTTTGATTTTGATTGGCATAATTAGCAATGTGTATTGGAG GTTCTTTGGTGACATCCGTTTATATGTTCTAGCACAAAGTGCAGCATGCATTGCTGTACCTCTCATGGCTACTTTATTGCCTCCAATGTACACACATTCACCATATTGGCTCTGGGCTTCAG GATTTTATCTTCTAGCTATGCTCCAAGAAACTACTGATAGGGTGATTTATGCATTCACTTTTCATACTGTCAGTGGTCACACACTTAAGCATTTATCTGCTGCAATGGTTCCTGTCATCCTAACACTCATGCTTGCAAAGAGAAGTGTTTACTCGGAGAAGCTTTTGCAT GCAAAGACTGCTTAA
- the LOC108330700 gene encoding uncharacterized protein LOC108330700 isoform X2: MVIGLIGLVLCHRRSSYFNISLEGELWGWKCFYAGVTSVAFGSSYYHLHPDDASLLWDRIPMTVAFASLMAILIIERIDAKKGIHAIVPLILIGIISNVYWRFFGDIRLYVLAQSAACIAVPLMATLLPPMYTHSPYWLWASGFYLLAMLQETTDRVIYAFTFHTVSGHTLKHLSAAMVPVILTLMLAKRSVYSEKLLHAKTA, from the exons ATGGTGATTGGCCTCATTGGCCTTGTGCTTTGCCATCGAAGGAGCAGCTATTTTAACATCAG TTTGGAAGGTGAACTATGGGGTTGGAAATGCTTTTATGCTGGTGTCACTTCAGTTGCTTTTGGCTCTTCATACTATCATCTTCACCCAGATGATGCATCCCTTCTTTGGGACAGAATACCA ATGACTGTTGCTTTCGCTTCACTAATGGCAATCCTCATCATTGAAAGGATTGATGCGAAGAAGGGAATACATGCAATTGTACCTTTGATTTTGATTGGCATAATTAGCAATGTGTATTGGAG GTTCTTTGGTGACATCCGTTTATATGTTCTAGCACAAAGTGCAGCATGCATTGCTGTACCTCTCATGGCTACTTTATTGCCTCCAATGTACACACATTCACCATATTGGCTCTGGGCTTCAG GATTTTATCTTCTAGCTATGCTCCAAGAAACTACTGATAGGGTGATTTATGCATTCACTTTTCATACTGTCAGTGGTCACACACTTAAGCATTTATCTGCTGCAATGGTTCCTGTCATCCTAACACTCATGCTTGCAAAGAGAAGTGTTTACTCGGAGAAGCTTTTGCAT GCAAAGACTGCTTAA
- the LOC108330641 gene encoding uncharacterized protein LOC108330641 isoform X1 — translation MIVHHAYVLAVMKCFSLCLVSFWALLPLCLLSVSSQNIPESGQKQASLPPRGWNSYDSFCWTISEDEFLQSAEIVSERLKAHGYEFVVVDYLWYRKKVKGAYPDSLGFDVIDEWGRMLPDPGRWPSSTGGKGFKEVANKVHSLGLKFGIHVMRGISTQAVNANTPILDTTKGSAYLESGRVWRAKDIAIPEKACAWMPHGFMSVNTKLAAGRAFLKSLYEQYAAWGVDLVKHDCVFGDDLELNEISYVSEVLSELNRPIVYSLSPGTSVTPAMAKSVSGLVNMYRITGDDWDYWADVQAHFDVTRDFSTANMIGGKGLKGNSWPDLDMLPFGWLTDAGSNDGPHRFSRLNLEEKRTQMTLWSLAKSPLMYGGDMRKIDSITYQLITNPTLLEINSFSSNNMEFPYITSSNNLKHAGGKKQRPNQGTKKTSSYTHSLGLTSCSESKASGWSIESHSHNQYLETICWKKGAENQHQPPFCVNKRELQLRLDGETMYQQEYRGKHQLVATDRMKFCLDGSPKRKVTSKESKRGTFSPCRWDSNQIWELHSNGTMVNSYSGLCATVKLVEAEANAGGIRSWIATGRKGEIYLAFFNLSDEKTEIYAKISYLGKVLPDKRIDSCKGKEVWSGKNVITTQGTISMDVEIHGCALFVLNCN, via the exons ATGATTGTGCATCATGCAT ATGTGCTTGCAGTGATGAAGTGCTTCTCTCTGTGCTTAGTCTCCTTTTGGGCTCTCCTCCCTCTCTGTTTGCTAAG TGTGTCATCCCAAAATATACCTGAGAGTGGTCAAAAGCAAGCTAGCCTCCCACCAAGAGGTTGGAATTCTTATGATTCCTTTTGCTGGACAATTTCTGAAGATGAATTCTTACAAAGTGCTGAAATAGTTTCTGAACGTCTCAAGGCTCATGGATATGAG TTTGTCGTGGTGGATTACCTCTGGTATAGGAAGAAAGTCAAAGGTGCCTATCCCGATTCTCTTGGATTTGACGTGATTGATGAATGGGGAAGGATGCTCCCGGACCCAGGAAGGTGGCCTTCTTCCACAGGTGGGAAGGGTTTCAAGGAAGTAGCTAATAAAGTACATAGTTTGGGTTTGAAGTTTGGGATTCATGTTATGAGAGGGATAAGCACTCAAGCTGTCAATGCAAACACCCCTATCTTAGATACAACAAAG GGAAGTGCATATCTAGAATCTGGTCGAGTTTGGCGTGCAAAAGACATAGCAATCCCAGAAAAGGCTTGTGCATGGATGCCTCACGGTTTCATGAGCGTAAATACAAAGTTAGCAGCTGGAAGAGCTTTTTTGAAGTCCCTGTATGAGCAGTATGCTGCATGGGGTGTTGATCTAG TGAAACATGACTGTGTGTTTGGTGATGACTTGGAATTAAATGAAATAAGCTATGTTTCAGAG GTTCTTAGTGAGCTTAATCGCCCTATTGTGTATTCTCTGTCTCCTGGAACCAGTGTGACACCAGCAATGGCCAAGAGTGTCAGTGGACTAGTCAACATGTATCGAATAACTGGCGATGACTGGGATTATTGGGCGGATGTCCAGGCCCATTTTGACGTAACAAG GGATTTCTCTACAGCTAATATGATAGGAGGAAAAGGTTTAAAGGGAAATTCCTGGCCTGATTTGGACATGCTACCATTTGGATGGCTAACTGATGCAG GTTCAAATGATGGTCCACACAGGTTTAGTAGGCTCAATCTAGAAGAAAAAAGGACACAG ATGACTTTGTGGTCTTTGGCGAAGTCTCCCCTTATGTATGGAGGGGATATGCGGAAGATCGATTCCATCACATACCAACTTATAACAAATCCTACCCTGCTAGAGATTAATTCCTTCAGCTCAAATAATATGGAG TTTCCTTATATCACGAGCTCAAATAACTTGAAGCACGCTGGAGGGAAAAAGCAAAGACCGAACCAAGGAACAAAGAAAACATCATCGTACACACATTCCTTAGGTTTGACTAGCTGTAGCGAATCAAAGGCGAGTGGTTGGTCTATTGAAAGTCATAGCCATAACCAATATCTTGAAACAATCTGCTGGAAAAAGGGTGCAGAAAACCAGCACCAACCTCCATTCTGCGTAAACAAGAGAGAACTTCAACTCAGATT AGATGGTGAGACTATGTATCAACAGGAGTACCGAGGGAAACACCAATTGGTTGCTACTGACAGAATGAAATTTTGCTTAGACGGTTCTCCAAAACGAAAGGTTACTTCTAAAGAGTCCAAGAGAGGAACATTTTCTCCATGCAGATGGGATTCTAATCAG ATCTGGGAACTGCACTCCAATGGGACCATGGTAAATAGTTACTCCGGTCTTTGTGCAACAGTAAAGCTTGTTGAAG CTGAGGCTAATGCTGGTGGGATTCGCTCTTGGATTGCAACAGGAAGAAAAG GGGAAATCTATCTTGCTTTCTTCAATCTAAGCGATGAGAAAACCGAGATATATGCAAAGATATCATATCTGGGGAAGGTTCTTCCTGACAAAAGGATCGATTCATGCAAGGGGAAGGAAGTGTGGAGTGGAAAGAACGTAATCACAACACAGGGGACGATATCAATGGACGTGGAAATCCATGGATGTGCACTATTTGTTCTAAACTGCAACTAG
- the LOC108330641 gene encoding uncharacterized protein LOC108330641 isoform X2, whose protein sequence is MKCFSLCLVSFWALLPLCLLSVSSQNIPESGQKQASLPPRGWNSYDSFCWTISEDEFLQSAEIVSERLKAHGYEFVVVDYLWYRKKVKGAYPDSLGFDVIDEWGRMLPDPGRWPSSTGGKGFKEVANKVHSLGLKFGIHVMRGISTQAVNANTPILDTTKGSAYLESGRVWRAKDIAIPEKACAWMPHGFMSVNTKLAAGRAFLKSLYEQYAAWGVDLVKHDCVFGDDLELNEISYVSEVLSELNRPIVYSLSPGTSVTPAMAKSVSGLVNMYRITGDDWDYWADVQAHFDVTRDFSTANMIGGKGLKGNSWPDLDMLPFGWLTDAGSNDGPHRFSRLNLEEKRTQMTLWSLAKSPLMYGGDMRKIDSITYQLITNPTLLEINSFSSNNMEFPYITSSNNLKHAGGKKQRPNQGTKKTSSYTHSLGLTSCSESKASGWSIESHSHNQYLETICWKKGAENQHQPPFCVNKRELQLRLDGETMYQQEYRGKHQLVATDRMKFCLDGSPKRKVTSKESKRGTFSPCRWDSNQIWELHSNGTMVNSYSGLCATVKLVEAEANAGGIRSWIATGRKGEIYLAFFNLSDEKTEIYAKISYLGKVLPDKRIDSCKGKEVWSGKNVITTQGTISMDVEIHGCALFVLNCN, encoded by the exons ATGAAGTGCTTCTCTCTGTGCTTAGTCTCCTTTTGGGCTCTCCTCCCTCTCTGTTTGCTAAG TGTGTCATCCCAAAATATACCTGAGAGTGGTCAAAAGCAAGCTAGCCTCCCACCAAGAGGTTGGAATTCTTATGATTCCTTTTGCTGGACAATTTCTGAAGATGAATTCTTACAAAGTGCTGAAATAGTTTCTGAACGTCTCAAGGCTCATGGATATGAG TTTGTCGTGGTGGATTACCTCTGGTATAGGAAGAAAGTCAAAGGTGCCTATCCCGATTCTCTTGGATTTGACGTGATTGATGAATGGGGAAGGATGCTCCCGGACCCAGGAAGGTGGCCTTCTTCCACAGGTGGGAAGGGTTTCAAGGAAGTAGCTAATAAAGTACATAGTTTGGGTTTGAAGTTTGGGATTCATGTTATGAGAGGGATAAGCACTCAAGCTGTCAATGCAAACACCCCTATCTTAGATACAACAAAG GGAAGTGCATATCTAGAATCTGGTCGAGTTTGGCGTGCAAAAGACATAGCAATCCCAGAAAAGGCTTGTGCATGGATGCCTCACGGTTTCATGAGCGTAAATACAAAGTTAGCAGCTGGAAGAGCTTTTTTGAAGTCCCTGTATGAGCAGTATGCTGCATGGGGTGTTGATCTAG TGAAACATGACTGTGTGTTTGGTGATGACTTGGAATTAAATGAAATAAGCTATGTTTCAGAG GTTCTTAGTGAGCTTAATCGCCCTATTGTGTATTCTCTGTCTCCTGGAACCAGTGTGACACCAGCAATGGCCAAGAGTGTCAGTGGACTAGTCAACATGTATCGAATAACTGGCGATGACTGGGATTATTGGGCGGATGTCCAGGCCCATTTTGACGTAACAAG GGATTTCTCTACAGCTAATATGATAGGAGGAAAAGGTTTAAAGGGAAATTCCTGGCCTGATTTGGACATGCTACCATTTGGATGGCTAACTGATGCAG GTTCAAATGATGGTCCACACAGGTTTAGTAGGCTCAATCTAGAAGAAAAAAGGACACAG ATGACTTTGTGGTCTTTGGCGAAGTCTCCCCTTATGTATGGAGGGGATATGCGGAAGATCGATTCCATCACATACCAACTTATAACAAATCCTACCCTGCTAGAGATTAATTCCTTCAGCTCAAATAATATGGAG TTTCCTTATATCACGAGCTCAAATAACTTGAAGCACGCTGGAGGGAAAAAGCAAAGACCGAACCAAGGAACAAAGAAAACATCATCGTACACACATTCCTTAGGTTTGACTAGCTGTAGCGAATCAAAGGCGAGTGGTTGGTCTATTGAAAGTCATAGCCATAACCAATATCTTGAAACAATCTGCTGGAAAAAGGGTGCAGAAAACCAGCACCAACCTCCATTCTGCGTAAACAAGAGAGAACTTCAACTCAGATT AGATGGTGAGACTATGTATCAACAGGAGTACCGAGGGAAACACCAATTGGTTGCTACTGACAGAATGAAATTTTGCTTAGACGGTTCTCCAAAACGAAAGGTTACTTCTAAAGAGTCCAAGAGAGGAACATTTTCTCCATGCAGATGGGATTCTAATCAG ATCTGGGAACTGCACTCCAATGGGACCATGGTAAATAGTTACTCCGGTCTTTGTGCAACAGTAAAGCTTGTTGAAG CTGAGGCTAATGCTGGTGGGATTCGCTCTTGGATTGCAACAGGAAGAAAAG GGGAAATCTATCTTGCTTTCTTCAATCTAAGCGATGAGAAAACCGAGATATATGCAAAGATATCATATCTGGGGAAGGTTCTTCCTGACAAAAGGATCGATTCATGCAAGGGGAAGGAAGTGTGGAGTGGAAAGAACGTAATCACAACACAGGGGACGATATCAATGGACGTGGAAATCCATGGATGTGCACTATTTGTTCTAAACTGCAACTAG